A segment of the Luteitalea sp. genome:
CGTTGAACAGGTCGACGTTCAGGGTCAATCGCTGCCCGCGCGGAAGGCGGAGCTCCTTACTCCCGCGCAGATTGGTCAACGCAATCGTCGCACCGTTGCTCGATCCCCACGGCTCCAGTTGGACCGTCACGGTACTGAGCTGACTGAGACTGGGGCCGCCATCGGGATCCTCCTCGCGGAACTGGTAGGTGCGCGCCCCTCTCGTGCCATTCCTGGCCTGCATGAAGCCAGCAATCTGAATGCCGGCTGGCAACTGATAAGCGCCACTGAGATTCATCCCCCACTCCCACGTCTCATCCCGCGGGAAGTGGTCATCGTTGGGCGTTTGAAAGTGGCGCTCGATCCACCGGTGGTTCTTGAGGCCCCAGCCCGCCGCTTGGACCATCCATCCGCTCGACAGGCGTTTCGTGATCGACGCCTCGATGGTGTGGAACCGGTCGACCTCGCCGCTGTTGACCTGCATGTTTCGGACGAACTCCGCGCCCTGGAACGCGGGATCATAGTCGTAGATCGTCACCAGCCCACCATCATCTGCCGTCTCCACGATGCCGTCCGGCCCTGGATCACGACGGGTGAGCGAAATGTTGTAGGCCTCCCGCGGGCGCAGCATGTTGATGCCGCCGAAGTCGTACAGATTGACACGACGCCGGAAGACATAGCCGACGCGCACACCCAGATCACGTGCCACCTCCTTCTCGAGGCTCGCCGTTGCTTCTGTGGTGGTCGGTTGCTCGAGGTCGGGGTTGAGGATCCGATTGCTCGCACCCGCGATGGAGAGGAAATCCGGACCGTTCGGATCGAGGTTCACCTCACCCGGCGTGTAGTTGTCGTTGCCGTCCAGATCCCGCCACCGGTACCGCATTTGAACCAACGCATTCTGGTTGAAGTTCCCCACATCCGAGTCCCGGTACAAGTCGTTGTAGAGGCCGTACGTGCCCTTGACCACCGTGTTGTCCGCGATCTCCCACGACAATCCCACCCGCGGCAGCGCCCGCTGCCAGGTCACCACGTCGACCGTCGGGAAATCTCCCGCGGGGAAGAGCTCTGGAAACTGCGGGCTGGCCGGCTTCGACTGCGCCGGCACGAATGCGCTCTGTCGCTCGAAACGGAAGCCCAGGTTCGCGGTCAGCCGATCGGAGACACGCCACGTGTCCGTCAGATACCACGCGTACACGTTGACCCGGTTGCGCGGCTCGATCGGGTAGTTCCGAAACTCGATCTCAACGGGTCGATCGGGCACGTTCCAGACACGGTCATAAATGAGGTAGTAGTTGCCATGCGGGTGATTCAGGGATCCACTGCCGTGGGTATACCGGTACATTGTCCCGCCGGTCTTCAGCTCATGGCGCCCGCCAAAGGATCCCTCCGGGAAGAAGCTAAAGCTCCCATCGAGCTGCCAGTTGTCGCGCGGGCGCTGGTCAGAGGACTCGTGGCCGCCAGTGCGCACGCCGGTCTCGCGATCCAGGCGGCTCGGAAACTCGGCACCCCGGTAGATCGAGGGGCGCATTGCCGAGTAGTCCACGAAGTAGCCGCCGTAGCCGCCAACGACGTTCACCAGCATCTTGCGATTGAGCGTACTCTGGAGCTCGAGCTTCCTTACCGATAGCGAGTGGCTTTGGTCACGCGTGGCTTCGAGCGGCCGGAGGCGGCTTCCGTCCCTTTGGGGCTGCGCCTTCAGGCCCCGCTGGTACACGCCGATGAGACGGTTGTTCTGCGAGAGCTGCCAGGATACTTTGGCATTACCCTGCGTCAGCAGGTTGTTGTAGTCGGCGAGTGGCTCGTCGCCCGTGAGATAGGTGCCGTCCGGCCCCGGATCCGACACGAAGCCCGCGAGGCCGCTCTTCCGATGCTGCCGGCTGAACCCGCCATAGAACCACAGCTTGTCTCGGATGATGCGGCCACCCAGATCGCCGGCGACGTCGTAGTGGAACCTGAGCGGCTCCGTATCGCTCAGGCCCTGCGCCTGCAGCTCCGGGGTGAGGTTCTTGCTTTGCAGCCGCGGCCCTTGATACGACCCTTCGTATCGACCGTGGAACTCGTTGCCGCCGGACCGGAGCACCGCGACCATGTGAAGCCCCGGCGTGCCAACCTCTGCGCTCGTGCCGGATGTCGTGACCTGCACGTCTTCCAGGCCAAAGTAGTTGAGGTAGACTGCCGTGTTCGGGTCGGCGCCGGTGGTGATATTGATGCCCTCGACCTGAATCTTAGGCGTGGCAGCGACGCCCTAGGTGGACATATCCGGGCGCTCGGCCATTTGACTGCCGCCGACGTCGGGGGACTCCGCTCGAGACACGCCGGGCGCCATCTCGACCACTGCTTGCAGATCGCGGCCGCGCGGGATCGTTTCGAGCGCCTCCTCCGTGAAGTTCGCGCTCGACCCGGTGGACGACAGGTCCACGACCGGGCTCTGGCCGCTGACCATCACAGACTCCTGCAGCTGGCCCACGCCCATCGTGGCGTCGACGCGCGCCGTGAAGCCAATGGTGATGCGCAGCTCATCGCGGATGATGGTGTTGAAGCCCGTGAGCTCGAACGTGAGCCGGTAGATGCCGGCCGGGAGGTCCCCGAAGCGATAGCTACCGCTCTCGTCTGTGACCCCCACCGTCTGGCCCACCTGCAGCGCCGGGCTCGACAACGTCACCGTAACGCCGGGAAGGGTGGCGTCCGTGTCATCCTTGACGATGCCGTGGATCGTGCTTGATGCAACGCTCTGCGCAGACGAGGCCCGTGCGCCCCCGACGAGGCTCGCGACGAGCACCATGGTCAGCACGACCTTCCGAGTCGACCTGTCGCGCCTTCGACGCTGTGCACCCATGCGTGTTCTCCTGGCTGGCACGTCCTACCCGCCGTCGCTCGCGGGAATCGAGAACGACGTCGGTAGCCCGTGAACGGTCCGTTCGACTGGACAGTGGTGGACACAGTTATAGCGTCCGTCGTCGCTTCGGTTTGTCGCAATTTGTCTCGGGCGTGGAAGTGCCGACACAACATACTGCGACAAATGAATGGTGACGAGTCGTATATACATGCGTCGCGAGAGCACATCGACCGAGACGACATCATGCAAAAGGCAACCAAGCCGCTCGACGACGTGGCCCCGCCCACGCGTATCGACGAGGCCATCGGCACACTGTCACCCGGCGAGGCACGTTTCGAGTGGTGGCGGCAGTCAGTCGGGCTGTTTTGCGGGCCGATCGCCTTCCTGATCGTCTGGTTCCTGCCGCTCCATGCGCTGTCGGAGCCCGCGCATCGCCTCGCCGCAATCGTGGCGCTGGTCGTGGTCTGGTGGGTCACCGAGGCCATCCCGATTCCCGCGACGGCCCTCATCGGCGCCGCGCTGACCGTCGTGTTTGGGGTAACGACCGCGCGGGAAGCGTTCGCGCCCTTCGCCGATCCGATCATCTTCCTCTTCATTGGGAGCTTCATGATCGGCCGGGCGATCGCCGACCACGGCCTCGACCGGCGCCTGGCGTACTCGCTGCTGTCGATCAAAGCGGCGCAGGGCAGCCTCGCGCGGATCGCCGTGGCGGTGAGTGGTCTCGCGCTGCTGATGTCCGCCTGGATGAGCAACACGGCCACGACGGCGATGATGCTCCCGGTGGCGATGGGAGTCTTGCACGCCACCGGCCGTGCGCGGGGCCCCTCCGCGAAGAAGTCCTCCTACAGCTTTCTTCTCGCGATTGCCTATGCTGCGTCGGTCGGCGGCATCATGACGCCCGTCGGCACGCCACCGAACCTGATGACCATCGGGATGCTCGATCGGCTCGGTGGTGTCACCATCACGTTCTTCGGGTGGATGGTCCTCGCGGTGCCGATAGGCCTCGGCGTGGCGGGTGCGCTCTTCTTGATTACTGGGTACCGTCTCGCTGGCGGAGGGGAATTGAGGCCCGCCGCCACCTCCTTTCTCGACGAGCAGCGGCCGGCGGGCCCCTGGACGACAGGACAACGCAACGCCGCCATTGCCTTCGGCGTCGCCGTGATTCTGTGGGTGACGCCGGGGCTCATTGCCCTGGTGGGATCGCCGGACTCACCAACGTATGTGCTGCTTGGGGCCCGCCTCCAGGAATCGGTGGTGGCAATCGGCGCGGCAAGCCTTCTCTTCCTCTTGCCGACCGACTGGCGGAAGCGCCAGTTCACCCTGTCGTGGGAGTCTGCCTCGCGCATCGACTGGGGAACGATTCTCCTGTTCGGCGGAGGGCTGTCGCTCGGCCACCTGATGTTCACGACAGGCCTCGCGAAGCACATCGGAGCGTCGCTCGTTCAGGCGAGCGGAGCCGAGTCGCTCTGGGCGGTCACGGCGATGGCCATCGTGCTCGGCATGGTGATGACCGAAGTGGCCTCGAACACGGCCGCCACCAACATGGTGGTGCCGGTCGTCATCTCCATCTGTCAGGCGAGTGGGTTGAGCCCCGTACCGCCCGCCGTTGGGGCCTGCCTCGCGGCCAGCATGGCCTTCATGCTCCCGATCTCCACGCCGCCCAATGCCATCATGTACGGCTCCGGTCTGGTGCCCATTACCGCGATGATTCGCAATGGAATCCTCTTGGATGTCGTGGCAGCGATCGTCATCTTCATTGGCTTGCGTGTGCTCTGCCCCTTGCTCGGATTTGCGTGAAGGCGAGCTCGCCCAGTTCGCGCATGGGTCAGAGCGACCGGCAACGCATACAACGTGCAGATGTCAGGGACCGAACGACTGCCGTGTCACGTCGCGCCCACTATCACGTAAAGGGTTTATGGAGGGCGCGGCGCCCTATCCCCCAAAAGGGGGAACGCTGCTCCACCAGATCAGGGATGCGCATCGATGAGCACGGGCCTAGACTTCTTCCATGAGACCCGGACGGCGGCCTGAAGCAATCGATACGCGCTTCGTCCTTCGCATGTACGCCTGGATAACCATAGTGGGCGGACTGCTGGTCTACTCGTGGCCGGCAGCCCTGCTCCCATACGCCCAGTTTCCAGACGCGACGCCGGCCGCCCCGTGGGCGTTCACGCGGGTGGCGGCAGCGCTTGTCGTGGCAGCTGGGTCATGCGCAGTCGGGTTGGCTGGACTCGCCGAGCCCCTCGGACGCCACCGATGGCTGTACGCGTTCGCGCTCGCGCATCTGGTGTTTGGGGGGCTATTCATCGTGCAGTGGGTCGCGATCTTCGACGTCATTCTGCCACCACTTGTGGGATGGGCCGCCTTACTGGTTGGCGCCGTCCTACTGTACGTGGCAATCACTGGCCCCTCGACGGCTCCGATACGTCGATCGTTTGCCTTGATCGGCCACGGCGATGCGGATGCGCCCAGAAGCATGATGGTGGACGTCAAATCCGGGGCAATGGATGCGCTCCGCTCGCAGTATGAGGAGCACATTCAGCAGGCTGCGCGCCAGGAGGAACGGACGCGACTTGCACGCGATCTCCACGACGCAGTGAAGCAGCAACTGTTTGTCATCCAGACAGCTGCCGCCACAATCGAGGCCCGCTTTGATACCGACGCGTCTGGTGCAAAAGGGGCGCTGGGGCAGGTGCGCAGGGCGGCACGCGAAGCTCTGACCGAAATGGACGCGATGATCGAGCAACTCCAAGCAGCACCTGTGGAGACCACTGGGCTCGTTGAAGCGTTGAAGCGGCAATGTGAAGCGCTCAAGTTTCGAACCGGAGCCGACGTGAACCTCGTGATTGGCGAGTTGCCGCCCAACAACGTGCTGCCTCCAGGCACCCAGCAGAGCCTGTTCCGCGGCACGCAGGAAGCACTGGCGAATGTCGGTCGCCACGCGCGCGCCAAACACGTTACCGTATCGCTCGGGACGAAACATCGTCACCTCGAGCTCACAATCAACGATGATGGCGTCGGCTTCGATCCGATGAGGGCACCAAAGGGCATGGGGTTGGACAACATGACCGCCCGCGCGGGAGTGCTGAATGGTTCGCTCATGCTGAACAGCGCTCCGGGCCGAGGAACCAATGTACGGTTCTCGATACCGTTCCTCTTGGGCTCCCCGCGGGAATACGGCATGAAGGCGTTCGCCTGGGCTGCTGTCGTGTCTGTCGGAATCTGGTACTTCACCCCGCGGGGCTTGAGCGAACAACCGTGGGCGCTCGGTGTCGTCGTGATTGCGATTATCGCCACGGCGCGATATCTCATCGCGTACGCCAGGGCGCGCAGGAGCGCCGGGGCAATTGCGTCATGGTGACGACGATCGCCCTCGTCGACGATCATCGTGTCGTGACGCGAA
Coding sequences within it:
- a CDS encoding DASS family sodium-coupled anion symporter, whose amino-acid sequence is MNGDESYIHASREHIDRDDIMQKATKPLDDVAPPTRIDEAIGTLSPGEARFEWWRQSVGLFCGPIAFLIVWFLPLHALSEPAHRLAAIVALVVVWWVTEAIPIPATALIGAALTVVFGVTTAREAFAPFADPIIFLFIGSFMIGRAIADHGLDRRLAYSLLSIKAAQGSLARIAVAVSGLALLMSAWMSNTATTAMMLPVAMGVLHATGRARGPSAKKSSYSFLLAIAYAASVGGIMTPVGTPPNLMTIGMLDRLGGVTITFFGWMVLAVPIGLGVAGALFLITGYRLAGGGELRPAATSFLDEQRPAGPWTTGQRNAAIAFGVAVILWVTPGLIALVGSPDSPTYVLLGARLQESVVAIGAASLLFLLPTDWRKRQFTLSWESASRIDWGTILLFGGGLSLGHLMFTTGLAKHIGASLVQASGAESLWAVTAMAIVLGMVMTEVASNTAATNMVVPVVISICQASGLSPVPPAVGACLAASMAFMLPISTPPNAIMYGSGLVPITAMIRNGILLDVVAAIVIFIGLRVLCPLLGFA